CTTTTTGCGAAGTCATCATCTTTAATTGCCACACAGTTAGCTGACATCTCATTTGCATCATGAATAATGCGGGCTAGTTATATGATTCCCCAGAGGCTGGCTATTGTATAGCATTTTAGTCAGGGAAGCCGCAGACCGGAGCTCCAGGACCTTTGACTTAAAGGCGACATGGCGCACAAGGGGAGGGAGGTTCCTGGAAGATTGGCGGGAACTTCAGGAATCAGGAACCATCCTTCTTCGCAAACCGAATTCGTCACGCCAAGGGCGTGACTTCGACGGTCAAGAGGCTTCAGAGGACGGGGGAATGCGGCGATGACCCGGAATCCAGGGGTTCAGGTCGAGGAAACATTTCCAGGGATAATTCGAGGTCTTACAAGTCACCGATCACCGATGTTACCCTCGTTACCTTCCCCTCGCCCCTATCCCGGCGTACTTACCCAGGAAAAACCCGATGATCACACCGAGCAGGATCAGCAGGGGGAAGGCGATGATCCTCGACATGCTGATCTGCCAGAAGAAGACCTTGAGAGATACGACCTCCATGTTCTGGACAAGGAGGACAGCGCACAGGAACAGGAGGATGACGACAGCCCACGTTTTCGCTTTCACGAAACACCTCCATAAGAAAGAGCCTGGAGCCAGGATACTGGAACCTGGTTCTTAGTTTATAGTTTATAGTTCTCAGCTCTCAGCTCTTAGCTCTAAGTACTACTTTTACCACCAGCACCACCCACGGCGCTGAGTGCATGACGAGGTCGAACCAGTCGATGGGCTTGACGAGTTTGCCCTTCATCAGCATCTGGAGCTTTTCCACGATGTGAGGCGGCGAAAAAGGGGCGAGGCCCAGGGTGAGGCAGATAACGATGACCACACCCCAATCCAGGCTGTCGATCCAGGCGATGAGCTGCTGCACGGAGTCCCTCCTTCAAGCGTGTTCCCGATCTTCCTTACCGTGTGGAACAACCGGGTTCATGTTAAATATACATGATTCCCCTTCCACTGTAAGCTCCAGGCTGACGGCGGCGCGGTGGTGGAGTTGAAGTTCCCTTGCTGAATCAGCCCTGTCCGGAACTTCCCGCACGGCGTTCGGACAGTTCAAGTTTCAACTCTTCCGCGGACATGAGGAAACTCTCCAACCGGGCCTCGGTGAGCTGCGGGAACGGGCTGCCGTCGGTTTCCAGAGCCAGGAACGGAAGGGGAATCTCCTCCCGGTTCTGGTACCAGAACGGACCGTCCCTTTCCGAGAAACGGTATTTTTCCTCATAACGGCGATGTGTCAGTATCGATTCGGCTATGCGGCTTGGCATGCAGCCGAAAGGCCCGATACTGATCACACCGTGGGTCTCGTCACCGACCTCCCTGAGGGCTCCGCTGACCGTGAGGATCGCTTCACCGGTGAGCCTGGGGTTGATGAGCGTCCTTGCCCGGGACAGGAGATATCCGACATCCACGCCGCGCCCGTCGAAATAGCCGGAATATCGAAGCGTTCCGTGGATCTTTTTCTCCAGGCTCTTGACATACCGGTCCTTCAGGAACGCTTCCACCCGTTCCCTTGATGTCGACGGCACGGGATTGCAGCTCCCGATGATGAGGTAAAGGGTGTACAGGAACCATTCGTAAATCGGGGTGGTCCTGGTGATCACACCTTTCGCGGCGAACCTCTCGACCAGGCTCTGACAGGAAAGACCGTCTTTCCGGACGTACACCTCACCTGTAAGGGTCACTTTCGTGGCTTCATCCATGGGTGTTTTCCGCCCAAAGCGCGAGAGTTTCATCATCTCCTCCAGCAGCACCGACAGCACCTCGGCATGGCTGGCGCTCGCAAGGCTCCGGGTGATCCGCTTAATGCAGTTCCTGTAAACCTTCAGGGCGCCCCGGGTGTCTTCAGCCAGGGCCAGGATGGCCGAATAAATGTCATCGAGACCGTCGGCCATGATGAGGCCGAGAACAGCCCGGGAGGTGAAATCGGGAGGCATCCCCGCGTATCCGTTCTCGCTGGTCAGGGAGAGGAGGGCGACATTCCTGATAGCCTCCCTTTTGATGAACTGTTTCATCGCGACACTGAACTGGCCGAACCGGCACGGACCGCTCGTTTCCGGCATGAAAAATACCATGACCTCGTCTTCTGATCCGCGATCCTTCAGATACCGGAGCAGCGAGCCGGTGGTGAGGGTGTAGGGCAGGCACTCCTTGCACGACGTGACGTCCCTGCCCATGGCCAGTTCACCGGGGCCGGGGGCCGGGAGAGCGGTCGTCCTGATACCGAAATAGTTCATGCCGGCGGCGAAAAATGCGGACACCGTTTCCCCCATGGAAGGGACCACCATGTGTACTGCCGGGTCGGTGAGGGCCAGGTGCCTGCCGTCACTGGTGATGACCTTCGCTTCGGGCCCGTTCAGGTCGATCTTCGCGGCGGTGAAGTCAGCAAGTTCGTTCCGGGGGCACCCAATGGAAAGGTACCCTTTGACCACGTCCAGGAAGGCGTCGATGCGAGTGTCGACACCGGCGTCGGCGGTGTGGGAATCGAACTGAAGGGTCAGGAAAGGTTTTTGACCCATGATATTCCTGAACTGCTCGATGATAAAAGAATCCGGGCCGCAGCTGAAGTTGGTCACGTAGACGCCGAACAGGTTCGGGTTGTCCCTGATGATGTTGGCGGCCCTCAGGATCCCTTCACCGGATGCCCAGTACATCTGATCCAGGGCATCTCCCCCCGTCTCGGCCAGGGGCAGAAAATCGCAGGGAATTACCGCATGGCCTCTGGCAGCGAACTTCTGGGGAACGCCCATGTTTC
The sequence above is drawn from the bacterium genome and encodes:
- a CDS encoding RND transporter, yielding MQQLIAWIDSLDWGVVIVICLTLGLAPFSPPHIVEKLQMLMKGKLVKPIDWFDLVMHSAPWVVLVVKVVLRAKS